One genomic segment of Paenibacillus sp. FSL H8-0332 includes these proteins:
- a CDS encoding transglycosylase domain-containing protein, with the protein MVEEKKKKTAKQRPPRRSWLRRFGSVVKWMFILGILGCLFAGGAVAGYVTSIVKDDPVRPEELIQQQVGLNAITGFAYFSDGQPIGQLRTEEDRRLIEFNDIPQLVIDAVLAIEDNNFYNHKGVDFSGTLRAVKQKVLNESTQTGGSTLTQQLARRVFLNLDRTEDRKVKEILLSLRLERFLSKQEILTAYLNKVPFGNGSNGYNVFGIKAAAKGIFGINDLEKLNVAQAAYLAGLPQLPSKYSAFNGVGEFNETAFGRAMDRQRLVLRRMLEENKITTSQYDEALLFDIKGSLAPHTKKAYATFPYLMMETERKASEILLKLKEENAASNTASTSNSAQLLEEARQQLMTGGYRVYTTIDKKVYSAMHTISEDSSNFTKDSKARGKEQTAGIMINNKTGAILGMIEGRDFNIEQMNYATQMIRQPGSTMKPIAAYLPALDAGLIQPAGILDDAPIVMKDGGKGYHIPKNANNRYQGLVTARYALNKSLNLPALKLFNDKVGIEKAWTFSKKLGITTIQDNDYNAQTGVIGGLRYGVSVEELTNAYSSIGNQGAFNDAYMIDKIVDYQGKIVYQHKVNPEQVFSKQTAYLMTDMLRTVITDGTATTVKRNYKHFKEVPIVGKTGSTQNYGDVWFMGYSPDVTLGIWVGYKEQVNTLQGDTQKRQAQTLWAKVMNTVIDKRPELFTTKEFAQPEGIVKATVSAYSGKKPSKLTDRFTTDLFNAKFVPKESDDGISNARYITYNGVNYIPLEGTPEDFLKEKIVVKREKPIQELVKELLAAFPAMKSHESLSYYMPQDAKTDYPSEVDPRVDDGNGPSAPGEVIVSYSTGKAVVTFTPSGSPDVVGYRLYRSLNGGSFQKQAVLSAGESTVFKPGTPAGANATFYVAAVDVAGHETASGSVGGGIKPTPEPTPTPEQTPEAEPTPDAGIIPDSTEDPGMIIIQPPAVDDSTPSGGTNAAGGNSGGNATGNTGGKPAGNGSRNTTGKPSGSTSGNAGGTTSTNAAGNTGR; encoded by the coding sequence ATGGTTGAGGAGAAGAAAAAGAAGACCGCAAAACAGCGTCCACCGCGCAGATCCTGGCTCCGCAGGTTCGGTTCAGTTGTGAAGTGGATGTTCATACTCGGTATACTCGGCTGCCTGTTTGCCGGCGGCGCCGTAGCAGGCTACGTCACTTCCATAGTGAAGGACGACCCGGTCCGGCCCGAAGAACTAATCCAGCAGCAGGTTGGGCTGAACGCCATTACTGGCTTTGCCTATTTCAGTGACGGACAGCCGATCGGCCAGCTCCGCACGGAAGAAGACCGCAGACTTATTGAATTCAACGATATTCCACAGCTAGTGATTGATGCCGTTCTCGCTATAGAGGACAATAATTTCTACAATCATAAAGGGGTGGATTTCAGTGGCACCCTGCGGGCCGTCAAGCAAAAGGTGCTGAATGAATCCACTCAGACCGGGGGAAGCACTCTTACCCAGCAGCTTGCACGGCGCGTGTTCCTGAACCTGGATCGTACGGAAGACCGTAAGGTGAAGGAAATCCTGCTGTCACTGCGGCTGGAGCGTTTCTTGTCCAAGCAGGAGATATTAACGGCTTATTTAAACAAGGTTCCTTTCGGGAACGGTTCCAACGGCTATAATGTATTCGGCATCAAGGCTGCCGCCAAGGGCATCTTCGGCATTAATGATCTGGAGAAGCTGAACGTGGCCCAAGCGGCATACCTCGCGGGCCTGCCTCAGCTCCCTTCTAAGTACTCCGCGTTCAATGGTGTGGGCGAATTCAACGAGACGGCCTTCGGACGGGCGATGGACCGTCAGCGGCTCGTGCTGCGGCGGATGCTGGAGGAGAACAAGATTACCACCTCCCAGTACGACGAAGCCCTGCTCTTCGACATCAAGGGCTCCCTTGCTCCACATACGAAGAAGGCTTATGCCACCTTCCCTTATCTTATGATGGAGACTGAACGCAAGGCGTCTGAAATCCTGCTCAAGCTGAAGGAAGAGAACGCCGCCAGCAATACTGCCAGCACATCCAATTCTGCTCAGCTTCTGGAGGAAGCCCGCCAGCAGCTAATGACCGGCGGCTACCGGGTGTACACTACCATTGATAAGAAAGTGTACAGTGCCATGCACACCATCTCCGAAGACAGCAGTAACTTCACGAAGGACAGTAAGGCCAGAGGCAAGGAACAGACGGCCGGCATTATGATTAACAATAAGACCGGAGCGATCCTCGGCATGATCGAAGGACGCGACTTCAACATCGAGCAAATGAACTACGCTACCCAAATGATCCGCCAGCCCGGCTCTACCATGAAGCCGATAGCAGCGTACCTGCCTGCACTGGATGCAGGGCTCATTCAGCCTGCCGGCATTCTCGATGATGCGCCGATTGTCATGAAGGACGGGGGCAAGGGCTACCATATTCCGAAGAATGCCAACAACCGCTATCAGGGTCTGGTTACTGCACGTTATGCCCTGAACAAGTCCCTGAACCTGCCCGCCTTGAAGCTCTTCAATGATAAGGTAGGCATCGAGAAGGCCTGGACCTTCTCCAAGAAGCTGGGGATTACCACCATTCAGGATAACGACTACAACGCACAGACCGGGGTTATCGGAGGTCTGCGATACGGGGTGTCGGTGGAGGAACTGACCAATGCCTACTCCTCTATCGGCAACCAGGGTGCCTTCAATGATGCATACATGATCGATAAGATCGTTGACTATCAAGGCAAAATCGTCTATCAGCATAAAGTGAATCCGGAGCAGGTCTTCTCCAAGCAGACCGCTTATCTGATGACGGATATGCTGCGTACCGTAATAACGGACGGAACAGCAACTACAGTGAAGAGGAACTACAAGCATTTCAAGGAAGTGCCGATTGTCGGTAAAACCGGCTCTACCCAGAACTACGGAGATGTCTGGTTCATGGGCTATTCTCCGGATGTCACCCTTGGAATTTGGGTGGGCTACAAAGAGCAGGTCAATACCCTTCAGGGGGATACGCAGAAGCGTCAGGCGCAGACTCTGTGGGCCAAGGTAATGAATACAGTGATTGACAAACGTCCCGAGCTGTTCACCACGAAAGAATTCGCCCAGCCGGAGGGTATCGTCAAGGCGACCGTCTCGGCATACAGCGGCAAGAAGCCTTCCAAGCTGACGGACAGATTCACAACGGATCTGTTCAACGCGAAATTTGTTCCTAAGGAGAGCGACGACGGCATTTCCAATGCCAGATACATCACTTATAACGGGGTGAACTACATCCCTCTGGAAGGAACTCCTGAAGATTTCTTGAAGGAGAAGATCGTAGTCAAGCGCGAGAAGCCGATTCAGGAGCTGGTCAAAGAGCTGCTTGCCGCCTTCCCGGCGATGAAGTCACATGAGTCACTATCGTACTACATGCCGCAGGATGCCAAAACAGACTACCCGTCCGAGGTCGATCCGCGCGTGGATGACGGCAACGGGCCAAGTGCTCCCGGAGAAGTTATAGTCTCCTACAGTACTGGCAAGGCTGTAGTTACCTTCACTCCAAGCGGTTCTCCGGATGTTGTCGGTTACCGCCTCTACCGTTCCCTGAACGGCGGATCTTTCCAGAAGCAGGCCGTCCTCTCTGCTGGAGAGAGCACCGTCTTCAAGCCGGGAACTCCGGCTGGCGCCAACGCTACCTTCTATGTGGCTGCCGTGGACGTAGCCGGACATGAGACTGCTTCCGGCAGTGTGGGTGGCGGAATTAAGCCTACACCGGAGCCTACACCAACTCCGGAACAGACGCCGGAGGCAGAGCCGACACCGGACGCCGGAATCATCCCGGACAGTACGGAAGATCCTGGCATGATCATTATTCAGCCGCCTGCCGTTGATGATTCTACTCCGTCAGGCGGTACCAATGCAGCCGGCGGAAACAGCGGAGGGAATGCTACAGGTAATACCGGTGGGAAGCCCGCAGGCAATGGTAGCAGGAATACCACTGGGAAGCCTTCAGGCAGTACCAGCGGGAATGCCGGTGGTACTACCTCTACTAACGCAGCAGGCAATACAGGACGTTAA
- the rpsD gene encoding 30S ribosomal protein S4: MARYTGPKFKLSRRLGISLSGTGKDLKRPFPPGQHGANQRRKISNYGMQLMEKQKLRHMYGLGEKQFKTLFTKAQKLQGIAGENFMFLLESRLDNLVYRLGFANSRAGSRQLVSHGHVTVNGKKVDIASYRVSIGDVIGLRERSRTMTSIKEALDNRSHLPGYLEYADGSFEGKFLRLPERAELSQDIDEKQIVEFYNR, translated from the coding sequence ATGGCACGTTACACCGGACCTAAATTCAAACTCAGCCGCCGTCTGGGCATTTCCCTTAGCGGTACAGGCAAAGACCTGAAACGCCCTTTCCCACCAGGACAGCACGGCGCTAACCAACGCAGAAAAATTAGTAACTACGGCATGCAGCTTATGGAAAAGCAAAAGCTGCGTCACATGTACGGCCTAGGCGAAAAGCAGTTTAAAACTCTTTTCACTAAGGCACAAAAGCTTCAGGGTATTGCGGGCGAAAACTTCATGTTCCTGCTCGAAAGCCGCCTGGACAACCTGGTTTACCGTCTTGGATTCGCTAACTCCCGTGCAGGTTCACGCCAGCTGGTATCCCACGGCCACGTAACCGTTAACGGTAAAAAAGTCGACATCGCTTCTTACCGTGTAAGCATTGGCGACGTTATCGGACTCCGCGAAAGAAGCCGCACTATGACTTCTATCAAAGAAGCTCTCGACAACCGCTCCCACCTTCCAGGCTACCTGGAATATGCTGACGGATCATTCGAAGGTAAATTCCTTCGTTTACCAGAACGTGCCGAGCTGTCCCAGGATATCGATGAGAAGCAAATCGTCGAATTCTACAACCGTTAA
- a CDS encoding sensor domain-containing diguanylate cyclase, with product MSEQGAYGHKDRDSRMLLQDKRQSGGEHEDPAAWLRETDIVSHDFPYAASLIAESFREWLGQGVPSFAKTWNWCVLNYEGDWIEPGSEFRQGRWRAEWAEAAGICLQTGGIHAAEVLEEGQAYTLLALPVFTRGHREIFAVLGCRMPADQYEMGGRHTAEAMSMHFQTCFYHRFEHVFVSDLAGIHLHTEREGSRRSLLFQIVQRMHDNIDVDAVLTEVIDSIAAMYPGARLDLFMSQDHRSTHPQVKPLPLKWASNDVCARAFKDGRVMLHTGREENGIIEVGLPLGGKQGVYGVFHMIMDKASFHELDLSFLTMVADTAGTAFENAKLYERSNQLIRELRMSNELTQRLNQSLRLGDIFQFAFEELLAMFEADYCCILHKNEERGGLEVIACNHLPLLGEMVESGHGLGSQVYVTGEPLLLSDYKYAAGQTSALMDATGSQSLIATPLNVGGEVRGAIMLAHKQAHFFSYDSYRLLQAMAGHIGLAVGNARLHAEVRRLANRDTLTGLFARHYLDEEIKQRQSSDFCGTLIVVDIDQFKMVNDTYGHQKGDKILKQVSDIVKTSIRQGDVAARWGGEELAVYLPQLGVQQAKFVGERIRKRVMGETEPRVTVSCGIAEWSWTDDRVSVESLFYRADMALYEAKNNGRNQVVIDNKTVENNSKNPWA from the coding sequence ATGTCAGAGCAGGGGGCATACGGCCATAAGGATCGGGACAGCCGTATGCTGTTACAGGACAAGAGGCAATCAGGCGGAGAACATGAAGATCCCGCCGCCTGGCTGAGGGAGACGGATATCGTATCTCACGATTTCCCCTACGCCGCCAGCTTAATTGCCGAGAGCTTCAGGGAATGGCTGGGACAGGGAGTCCCCTCCTTCGCGAAGACCTGGAACTGGTGTGTACTGAATTATGAAGGTGATTGGATTGAGCCTGGCTCTGAATTCCGGCAGGGGCGCTGGAGAGCAGAGTGGGCAGAAGCGGCGGGAATCTGCCTGCAGACAGGTGGCATACATGCCGCCGAGGTTCTGGAGGAAGGACAAGCCTATACACTGCTGGCTTTGCCGGTATTTACGCGCGGGCACCGGGAGATATTTGCTGTGCTTGGCTGCAGGATGCCGGCGGATCAGTACGAAATGGGCGGAAGGCATACGGCCGAAGCGATGTCGATGCATTTCCAGACCTGTTTTTATCACCGGTTTGAACATGTGTTTGTCTCGGATCTTGCGGGTATTCATCTGCATACCGAGCGTGAGGGCAGCCGCCGTTCGCTGCTTTTTCAGATTGTTCAGCGCATGCATGACAACATCGATGTAGATGCCGTGCTGACTGAGGTTATTGACAGTATCGCGGCGATGTACCCCGGGGCGCGCCTTGATCTCTTCATGTCCCAGGATCACCGCAGCACGCATCCTCAGGTCAAGCCGCTTCCGCTGAAATGGGCGAGCAATGATGTCTGTGCCCGGGCCTTCAAGGATGGGCGGGTTATGCTTCATACCGGGCGTGAAGAGAATGGGATCATAGAGGTAGGGCTTCCGCTCGGCGGCAAGCAGGGGGTATACGGTGTGTTTCATATGATAATGGACAAGGCCTCCTTCCATGAGCTGGATCTCAGCTTCCTGACAATGGTCGCGGATACCGCCGGTACGGCCTTTGAGAACGCGAAGCTGTATGAACGCTCCAACCAGCTGATCAGGGAGCTGCGGATGAGCAATGAACTTACCCAGCGGCTGAATCAGAGCCTTAGGCTTGGTGATATTTTTCAGTTTGCCTTTGAAGAGCTGCTGGCCATGTTCGAGGCGGATTATTGCTGTATCCTCCATAAGAATGAAGAACGCGGCGGCCTTGAGGTTATAGCCTGCAACCATCTGCCGCTGCTGGGTGAAATGGTGGAGTCCGGTCATGGACTCGGCAGTCAGGTCTATGTTACCGGAGAGCCGCTTCTGCTCTCCGATTACAAGTATGCTGCGGGGCAGACTTCAGCGTTGATGGATGCTACCGGCTCACAGTCGCTGATCGCTACTCCGCTTAATGTGGGCGGGGAGGTGCGGGGGGCCATTATGCTGGCGCATAAGCAGGCCCACTTCTTCTCTTATGACAGCTACAGGCTGCTGCAGGCGATGGCTGGTCATATCGGGCTGGCTGTCGGAAATGCGAGACTGCATGCCGAGGTGCGCCGCCTGGCGAACCGTGATACGCTGACCGGTCTCTTCGCCCGCCACTATCTGGATGAAGAGATTAAGCAGCGGCAGTCCAGTGATTTTTGCGGAACCCTGATTGTGGTGGACATTGACCAGTTCAAGATGGTGAACGACACCTATGGACATCAGAAGGGGGACAAAATCCTGAAGCAGGTCAGCGACATCGTGAAGACCTCGATCCGTCAGGGAGATGTCGCCGCCAGATGGGGCGGGGAAGAGCTTGCGGTCTATCTGCCGCAGCTTGGAGTGCAGCAGGCCAAATTTGTAGGGGAGCGTATCCGCAAGCGTGTGATGGGAGAGACGGAGCCGCGAGTGACCGTCTCCTGCGGGATCGCCGAGTGGAGCTGGACCGATGACCGGGTCAGCGTTGAGTCTCTCTTTTACCGGGCGGACATGGCGCTCTACGAAGCCAAGAACAACGGGCGCAACCAGGTAGTAATCGATAACAAAACCGTAGAGAACAATTCGAAGAATCCTTGGGCCTAG